In the genome of Misgurnus anguillicaudatus chromosome 11, ASM2758022v2, whole genome shotgun sequence, one region contains:
- the qrfpra gene encoding pyroglutamylated RF-amide peptide receptor, with the protein MDDTEITPEVLEQLLQLYNLTRQEFIKTYKIQPLVYIPELPSSAKTIFIIVYTVIFLLALVGNSLVVYIVLRKRGIQTATNIFICSLAVSDLLISFFCIPFTLLQNISSEWFGGVLVCKTVPFVQTTAIVTGILTMTCIAAERYQGIVHPLKIKRQCTPQRAYRMLGVVWIAAMTVGSPMLFVQQLEVKYDFLYQVHHVCCQERWSSNARRKHYATFILVFLFLLPLAAMLLIYTRIAIKLWICKQIGDSSVVNAMNHREVSKISRKKRRAIKMMVTIVVLFTVCWAPFHTVHMLFEHSYLGKKYDEITVNMIIAVTQAIGFSNSFNNPIIYAFMNENFQKNCKSTISFCIRRSNHRVDVTDKSKVNFSKSPRQNEEIFVLPRIHIVDHVTSAKSNTQETLS; encoded by the exons ATGGATGATACGGAGATAACTCCTGAAGTATTAGAGCAACTATTGCAGTTGTACAACCTTACTCGTCAAGAGTTTATTAAAACGTACAAGATACAGCCACTGGTTTACATCCCCGAGTTACCGTCCAGCGCCAAAACTATATTTATAATTGTGTACACGGTGATTTTTCTCCTGGCACTCGTTGGGAACAGTCTGGTTGTCTATATTGTGTTAAGAAAGCGAGGGATCCAGACTGCAACAAATATTTTCATCTGCTCTCTCGCCGTCAGCGACCTCCTCATATCTTTCTTCTGCATCCCATTCACATTGCTGCAGAATATCTCCTCTGAGTGGTTTGGCG GTGTGTTGGTGTGCAAAACAGTCCCTTTTGTCCAGACCACTGCCATAGTAACTGGCATTCTGACTATGACCTGTATCGCGGCGGAGAGATACCAGGGAATTGTGCACCCtctgaaaataaaaagacaGTGCACACCACAAAGAGCATACAGAATGctgg GGGTTGTTTGGATTGCAGCCATGACAGTTGGGTCCCCAATGCTGTTTGTGCAACAATTAGag GTGAAATATGATTTCCTATATCAGGTCCATCATGTATGCTGTCAGGAACGCTGGAGCTCAAATGCCCGCAGGAAGCACTATGCTACATTCATTCTAGTGTTCCTTTTCCTCCTACCCCTTGCTGCAATGTTACTAATCTACACCAGAATAGCCATTAAGCTCTGGATTTGCAAACAAATTGGGGATTCCTCAGTGGTAAATGCCATGAACCACAGGGAGGTCAGCAAAATATCCAG AAAGAAGCGACGAGCAATCAAGATGATGGTCACCATCGTTGTGTTGTTTACTGTATGCTGGGCACCTTTTCATACAGTGCACATGCTGTTTGAGCACA GTTATCTGGGGAAAAAGTATGACGAAATCACAGTCAATATGATTATTGCTGTCACACAGGCCATAGGGTTTTCAAATTCGTTCAACAATCCTATTATCTACGCTTTCATGAACGAAAACTTTCAAAAGAACTGCAAGTCCACCATTTCGTTTTGCATTAGGAGGTCCAATCATCGCGTGGATGTGACGGACAAATCAAAAGTAAATTTCTCGAAATCTCCCAGACAGAATGAAGAAATCTTTGTGCTGCCCAGGATACATATAGTCGACCATGTCACATCTGCAAAGTCCAACACACAGGAAACTCTATCCTAG
- the rps24 gene encoding small ribosomal subunit protein eS24 isoform X1: MNDTVTVRTRKFMTNRLLQRKQMVVDVLHPGKATVPKTEIREKLAKMYKTTPDVVFVFGFKTQFGGGKTTGFAMVYDSLDFAKKNEPKYRLQRHGLYEKKKTSRKQRKERKNRMKKVRGTKKASVGAAGKKK; this comes from the exons ATG AATGACACAGTCACTGTCAGGACCCGAAAGTTTATGACAAACCGACTGCTTCAGAGGAAGCAAA TGGTTGTTGATGTTCTGCATCCGGGTAAAGCAACAGTCCCAAAGACAGAGATCAGGGAAAAGCttgcaaaaatgtacaaaaccaCCCCAGATGTGGTGTTCGTCTTCGGCTTCAAAACTCAGTTTGGTGGTGGCAAGACGACAGGTTTCGCCATGGTTTACGACTCGTTGGACTTCGCCAAGAAAAATGAGCCCAAATACAGGCTGCAAAGG CATGGTCTTTATGAGAAGAAAAAGACATCCAGAAAACAGCGCAAAGAACGCAAGAACAGAATGAAGAAAGTTAGAGGAACCAAGAAAGCCTCTGTTGGTGCTGCTGGCAAGAAG AAGTGA
- the rps24 gene encoding small ribosomal subunit protein eS24 isoform X2: MNDTVTVRTRKFMTNRLLQRKQMVVDVLHPGKATVPKTEIREKLAKMYKTTPDVVFVFGFKTQFGGGKTTGFAMVYDSLDFAKKNEPKYRLQRHGLYEKKKTSRKQRKERKNRMKKVRGTKKASVGAAGKK; the protein is encoded by the exons ATG AATGACACAGTCACTGTCAGGACCCGAAAGTTTATGACAAACCGACTGCTTCAGAGGAAGCAAA TGGTTGTTGATGTTCTGCATCCGGGTAAAGCAACAGTCCCAAAGACAGAGATCAGGGAAAAGCttgcaaaaatgtacaaaaccaCCCCAGATGTGGTGTTCGTCTTCGGCTTCAAAACTCAGTTTGGTGGTGGCAAGACGACAGGTTTCGCCATGGTTTACGACTCGTTGGACTTCGCCAAGAAAAATGAGCCCAAATACAGGCTGCAAAGG CATGGTCTTTATGAGAAGAAAAAGACATCCAGAAAACAGCGCAAAGAACGCAAGAACAGAATGAAGAAAGTTAGAGGAACCAAGAAAGCCTCTGTTGGTGCTGCTGGCAAGAAG TAA